One Thermomonas paludicola genomic window, CGCACACCAAGATTGAACGTGTCGAACGGCGGTTGCGACACCCCCAGCCCGAAGCGCGTCGTGGTCAGCGCACGCACGCCAGGCGGCGCCGGCCAGCCGGCGTCCAGCCAGCCGCTCATCGCCGCGCGCGCTCGCTTTCAACATGCGCCACGGCATCGGCACGCAGCAGCGCCATCAGCTGCAGCATGTCGGCCGGCACCGGCGCTTCGCAGCGCACCGGCTCACCGGTGATGGGGTGCGCAAACTCCAGCACCTCCGCATGCAGAGCCTGGCGCTTGAAGCCGCGCAGGGCTTCGATCAACGCCTCCGACGCCCCCTTCGGCAAGCGCAGCGACCCGCCGTACAGCTTATCGCCGACGATGGGGTGCTTGAGGTGCGCCATGTGCACGCGGATCTGGTGGGTGCGCCCGGTTTCCAGCCGGCATTCCAGCGCGGTGTGCGCGCGGAAACGTTCGCGCAGGCGGTAATGGGTGACCGCATCCTTGCCGTCTTCGCGCACGCCCATGCGCAGGCGGTCGCGCGGATGACGGTCAATCGCTGCACGCGCGGTACCGCCCGAGACCAGCGCCCCCACCACCACGGCCAGATACTGGCGATGCACCTGACGCGCGGAAAGCTGCGCCACCAGCGAGGTGTGCGCCGGCAGGGTGCGCGCCACCACCATGACGCCGGAGGTGTCCTTGTCCAGCCGATGGACGATGCCCGCGCGCGGCAGCTTGTCCAAACCGGGGTCGCGATGCAGTAATGCATTCACCAACGTGCCGGCGGGGTTGCCTGCCCCCGGATGGACCACCAGCCCGGCCGGCTTGTCCAGCACGAACACGTGCTCGTCTTCGTACAGGATGGCCAGCGGAATGTCTTCGGCCTCGGCATGCGTCTGCACCTCCTCCACGACCGACAACGCGATGGTTTCGCCCCCACGCACCGCATCGCGTGGTCGCGACGACGCACCATCGACAAGGACATCGCCGGACTTGATCCACGCCGACAGCCGGGAGCGCGAGTATTCGGGGAACAGCTCGGCCAGCACCGCATCCAGCCGGCGGCCGGAACAGGTGTCGGGGACAATGGCAGTGCGGGTTTCGGTCTGGGGCATGACGGCTCGAATCCGGTGCGCGCCGGTAGGCGGCCCCGTTGGGGTTTGATTGGGGTGACGGACTGCTATTATCCAGCCTTCATGCCCCCGGCGCCCGTTCGATGCCCATGACTTCCCGTTCCGTACCGCTGCGCCCCGCTTCCGTGCTTGCCCTCACCCTCGTCTTTGCCCTCAGCGGCTGTTCCGGGGTCAAGGGGCTGTTCAAGAAAAACAAGGACAAGAACGAAGGCGTGGCGGTTGCCACGCTTTACGACAAGGCGCACGACCAGATGGAACATGGCAAGTGGAGCAGCGCCAGCGAGGTCTTCGGCCGCCTGGTGGCCCAGTATCCGTACGGGCCCTACACCGAGCAGGCCATGATGGAACAGGCCTATGCGCAGTACAAATCGGGCAAGCACGAGGATGCGGTTTCCACCATCGACCGCTTCATCCGCACCTATCCGACGCACAAGAACATCGCCTATTTCTACTATCTGCGCGGCCTGGCCAACATGGCCCGCAACACGGTGTTCATGGCCCGCACCTTCAACCTGGACACCAGCAATCGCGATCTGGAAGCGCCGCTGCAGGCCTATGCCGACTTCAATACCGTCGCCACGCGCTATCCCAACAGCCGCTATGCCAGCGACGCCCGCCAGCACATGGTGTACCTGCGCAACGAGTTCGCGCACTTCGAGCTGAACACCGGCCTGTACTACCTGCGTCGTGGGGCATGGGTGTCGGCCGCCAACCGTGCCAACTACGTCCTGGAAACCTATCCGCAAAGCGAATCCCAAAACGATGCAGTGGCCCTGCTGGCGGAAGCCTATACGCGCATGGGCAATGCCACGCTGGCCGCCGATGCCAAGCGCGTGCTGGAACAGAACGATCCGCAGCACCCGTGGCTGGCCGGGCATTGGCCGAAGGGCCGCGGCGTCATCAGCCGCCTGAACCCGTTCAGCGGCGACGCCCGCTGACCACGACGGCCGCGAGTTTGGGCAACACGCGGGCCGGCGACATTGCCGGCCTTGTGTTGGGTGGCTTCAGTCGCGCCAGCCGCTGCTGATCGGGTAGCGTCGCTCACGACCAAAGGCGCGCCGGCTGACTTTCGGCCCAGGCGCGGCCTGATGTCTTTTCCATTCGCTGATCCGCACCAGCCGCAGCACCCTGTCCACGACGGCGGCATCGAACCCCGCCGCCACGATCTCCACGCGAGACTGCTCCTGATCGACATGCCGCAGCAGGATGGCATCCAGCACGTCGTATGGCGGCAACGAGTCCTGATCCAGCTGGTTCTCGCGCAGTTCGGCAGACGGTGGCCGCTCGATGACCGCCTGCGGGATGATCCGGTCGCCCACGGTATTGCGCCAACGCGCCAGCTGGAACACCTCGGTTTTGTACAGATCCTTGATTGGCGCATAGCCGCCGCACATGTCGCCGTAGATCGTGGCGTATCCGACCGCGTATTCGCTCTTGTTGCCGGTGGTCAGCAGCAGGCCACCGAATTTGTTGGACAGCGCCATCATCAGCGCGCCGCGGGTCCGCGACTGCAGGTTCTCCTCGGTGGTGTCGGCCGGCAGGCCGGCAAACGTGCCGGCCAGTGCATCCAGGTAGCCCTGGAAAGGGTTTTCGATCGGCAGGGTAAGCAGCCGGACCCCCATCGCATCGCACTGTTCCTGCGCCAGATCGTTCGACAGGTCGGCGGTATAGCGCGACGGCATGCGCACCGCCGTGACATTCCCCGGCCCCAGCGCATCGGCGGCAATGGCCAGCACCACGGCCGAATCGATGCCCCCGGACAGGCCCAGCCAGACCTGTTCGAAGCCATTCTTGCGGCAGTAATCGGCGGTTCCGCGCACCACCGCGCGCCAAGCCAGCGCATCCCGGCTTTCGTCGCCGTCCACCGTCCATTGCAACGACGCGAAGCGGCGGGTAGCCGCATCGAAATCCACCACCAGCCACTGCTCTGCAAACGCCACCGCCGCCGGATGCACGCCGCCATCTCCATCCGTGACCACCGATGCACCGTCAAACACCAGCGCGTCCTGTCCACCGACCAGATTGAGATAGGCGATGCCGGCGCCGGTTTCCCGGGCGCGCTGCGCCAGCACGGCGTCACGCTGCGCGTGCTTGTCATGCTCGAATGGCGAGGCATTCGGCACCAGCAGCAGGCTTGCCCCCCTGGCGACCGTGGACGCAGCCGGTTCGGGGAACCACAGGTCTTCGCAGATCAGCAGCCCAACCGAAACGCCATTGACCTCGAACACGCAATCGTCGCGATCGGGATCCACCTCGAACCAGCGGCGCTCATCGAACACCGCGTAATTCGGCAGCTCGCGCTTGCGATACGTCACGCCGATGGCGCCATCGCGCAGCACGCTGGCGGCGTTGTACACCACGCTGCCGGCCGCCTGCGGCCAGCCGACGACGGCCACGATGCCGTGCGTGGCGGCAGCGATTCCCTGCAGCGACGTTTCGCACTCGTGCAGGAACGCCGGGCGATACAGCAGGTCTTCCGGGGGGTATCCGGACAGCGCCAACTCGGGGAACAACACGACATCCGCGCCGTACTCGTCGCGGGCAACGGCAATCATGTCAGCGATGCGCGCCGCGTTGCCGGCCACGTCGCCGACCGGAAAATCAAATTGCGCCATTGCAACGCGCAGGGTATTGGCCATCGAGGGGAACCGGTCTTCGGACATTGCGGATGAACGCCAAGCCTACGCCACCAACGGCGGATTGAGTCAGCAGGCCCGCCACGCCATCCGGCTCCGCTAAAATAGTGCCCCCCCCCAACGGCCGTCGCGTCACGTGCGCGCGGCCAGCACGTCGGAGCATTCACCATGGGTCTGGACCTCGTCCCCACCGGCAACAACCCGCCGGAAGAAATCAACGTCGTCATCGAAATCCCGAAGGACGCCGAACCGGTCAAGTACGAAGTCGACAAGGCCTCGGGCGCGATCTTCGTGGACCGCATTTTGTCCACGCCGATGCGCTATCCCTGCAACTACGGCTACGTGCCCTATACCGTCTGCGGCGACGGCGATCCGGCCGACGTGCTGGTGATCCTGCCGCTGCCGCTGGTGCCCGGCTCGGTGATCCGCTGCCGCCCGGTGGGCGTGTTGAAAATGAGCGATGAGGCCGGCAGCGACGAAAAAATCCTGGCCGTGCCCATCGACAAGGTGTTCAACGGTTACAGCCACATCGACGACATCGCCAAGGTCAGCAAGCACTGGTTGCAGCGCATCGGCCACTTCTTCGAGCACTACAAGGATCTGGAAGACGGCAAGTGGGTGAAGCTGGACGGCTGGGGAGGTACGGCCGAGGCACGGCAGATCCTGATCGACGCGATGGCGCGTTACCAGGCCAGCGACGACAAGCCGAAGTTCTGACCGCGTTGCCGTGCCCGCAGGCGGCGTAGCGCCGCCTGTGGCGTCGGCTGGCGGTTACTGCGCGCCGGCCTTGTGCGGATACTTGGCGAAGATCGCGGCAATAGCCTGGTCGATGTCCGCCAACCGCTGCTCCGGCTTGCGCTTGCCGGCCACCGTACTGCTGGCCGCCCCGGTCCACACCATCCGGTTTTGCTTGCCGTCCACCAGATCCACGGTCAGCGTGCCTTCCTTGTATCGGCTGACCTGGGTTTCGTCATACCAGACCGGTACCGCCACGTAACTGCGATGGCGGTAGCTGTAGAACCACTCCACGTTGCTGCGCGGCACGCTCCAGACAGCGGTTTTTTCCTGCACCACGCCCTGGAAGTTGACCAGCAAGTCGGCGCCCTGCGCCGCATAGTGATAGCCGCGCGATTCCATTTCCTTGCGCACGTCAGCGCGGATGCGCTCCGAGATCCAGGACGAGTAGCCGGCCTGCTCCATCGCGATGGGCTGGTAGAAGCCCCAACTCCGGTACTGCTCGAAGCTGGCGCTCGGATCGTGGTCGGTACGCACGGAAGGACCGCTGGCGCAGGCGCCGAGGCCAAGCACGGCGGCGGCAAGCAAGAGGCAAGCAAGGCGTCTGAACATGGCAGTTCTCCTGGCGGCGCGAATGCAATGATCATCGCACCGGCATGGATACGGCACCTGAACGCACGCCGCATTCCAAGACAAAAGCCCCGCATGCGCGGGGCTTTTTCATGGAACCCGGGGCAGCATGACGCCTGCTTGAACGGCGGATCAGTGCTTCAGGTTCTTGCGCAGGCGCTCCAGCGCCTGCAACTGCACGGTCACCTCGGCCAGGCGCTTCTGCGCCTCGGCGATTTCCATCGCCTCGCCGCGATGGGCAATGATGCGCTCGGCCTCGTCCTTGGCGGCGCGCACCGCAGCCTCGTCGATCTCGTCGGCCCGGATCGCGGTGTCGGCGAGGACGGTGACCACCGTTGGCTGCACTTCGAGAATGCCGCCGGTAATCGCGAAGTCGAGCTTCTCGCCGCCAGGCAACGTGACCACGACCTTGCCCGGCTTCAGGCGGGTGATCAGCGGCGCGTGCTTGGGCGCGATACCCAGCTCGCCCAGCTCACCGGTGGCCACCACCAGCTCGGCCTCGCCGTGGAAGATCTCGGCTTCGGCGCTGACGATGTCGCAACGAATGGTGGATGCCATGACGATTCCTCAGCCCGAGATCTTCTTGGCTTTCTCGACCGCTTCTTCGATCGAGCCAACCATGTAGAACGCCTGCTCCGGCAGATGGTCGTACTCGCCATCCACGATGCCCTTGAAGCCGCGGATGGTGTCCTTCAGTGAAACGTACTTGCCCGGCGAACCGGTGAACACTTCGGCCACGTGGAAGGGCTGGCTGAAGAAGCGCTCGATCTTGCGCGCGCGGGCCACGGCCTGCTTGTCTTCTTCCGACAACTCGTCCATGCCCAGGATCGCGATGATGTCCTTCAGCTCCTTGTACTTCTGCAAGGTGCCCTGCACGCGGCGCGCGGTCTCGTAGTGCTCGTTGCCGATCACGTTCGGATCCATCATGCGGCTGGTCGAATCCAGCGGATCCACGGCCGGATAGATGCCCAGGGAGGCAATACTGCGCGACAGCGCCACGGTCGAGTCGAGGTGGGCGAAGGTGGTCGCCGGCGACGGGTCGGTGTAGTCGTCGGCGGGCACGTACACGGCCTGGATCGAGGTGATCGAGCCGGTCTTGGTGGAGGTGATGCGCTCCTGCAGCACGCCCATTTCCTCGGCCAGGGTCGGCTGGTAGCCCACCGCCGACGGCATGCGGCCCAGCAGCGCCGACACTTCGGTACCGGCCAGGGTGTAGCGATAGATGTTGTCGACGAACAGCAGCACGTCGCGGCCTTCGTCGCGGAAGTACTCGGCCATGGTCAGGCCGGTCAGCGCGACGCGCAGGCGGTTGCCCGGCGGCTCGTTCATCTGGCCGTACACCATCGCCACCTTGGACTTGGCGTGCTCCTGCACGTTGACGACGCCCGACTCCTGCATCTCGTGGTAGAAGTCGTTGCCCTCGCGGGTGCGCTCGCCCACGCCAGCGAACACCGACAGGCCGCTGTGCTCGGTGGCGATGTTGTTGATGAGCTCCATCATGTTGACGGTCTTGCCCACGCCGGCGCCGCCGAACAGGCCGACCTTGCCGCCCTTGGCGAACGGGCACATCAGGTCGATCACCTTGATGCCGGTTTCCAGCAGCTCGGTGGTCGCCGCCTGGTCTTCATAGCTCGGCGCCTGGCGGTGGATTTCCCACGTGGCGTCCGCCTGCACCGGGCCGGCTTCGTCGATCGGGTTACCCAGCACGTCCATGATGCGACCCAGCGTGCCGAGGCCCACCGGCACCGAGATGCCGCGACCCGTGTTGTCGGCGATCAGGTTCCGCTTCAGGCCGTCGGTGGAACCCAGCGCGATGCAACGCACCACGCCGTCGCCCAGCTGCTGCTGCACTTCCAGCGTGATGTCGGTGTTCTGCACCTTCAGCGCGTCATACACCTTCGGCACGCTCTCGCGCGGGAATTCGACGTCGACGACCGCGCCGATGATCTGTACGACCTTGCCCTGGTTGCTCATCACTGTTTCCTCGAAAACTCTTGAATGCTGCTGCGTTGGGTCAAACCGCATCGGCGGTGCCGACGATGTACGTTGTTTTTTGGCACTGAATCGCCGCGGCAGAGCCGGCGAGTCCGGGTATTGCAGGTGCTAAACCGCCGCCGCGCCGCCGACGATTTCCGAGATTTCCTGGGTAATCGCCGCCTGTCGCGCCTTGTTGTACACAAGGTTCAGGGTGTCGATCAGCTTGTTGGCATTGTCGCTGGCGGCCTTCATCGCCACCATGCGCGCGGCGTGTTCGGAGGCGACGTTCTCCATCACCGCCTGGTACACCAACGACTCCACGTAACGAACCAGCACGTGGTCAAGCACCGCTTCCGCGTCGGGCTCGTACAGGTAGTCCCAGTCATGCCGGGCCACCTGGGTGTCCGAAGCCAGCAGCGGAAGCAGCTGGTCGAACGTC contains:
- the rluD gene encoding 23S rRNA pseudouridine(1911/1915/1917) synthase RluD, coding for MPQTETRTAIVPDTCSGRRLDAVLAELFPEYSRSRLSAWIKSGDVLVDGASSRPRDAVRGGETIALSVVEEVQTHAEAEDIPLAILYEDEHVFVLDKPAGLVVHPGAGNPAGTLVNALLHRDPGLDKLPRAGIVHRLDKDTSGVMVVARTLPAHTSLVAQLSARQVHRQYLAVVVGALVSGGTARAAIDRHPRDRLRMGVREDGKDAVTHYRLRERFRAHTALECRLETGRTHQIRVHMAHLKHPIVGDKLYGGSLRLPKGASEALIEALRGFKRQALHAEVLEFAHPITGEPVRCEAPVPADMLQLMALLRADAVAHVESERARR
- a CDS encoding outer membrane protein assembly factor BamD; its protein translation is MTSRSVPLRPASVLALTLVFALSGCSGVKGLFKKNKDKNEGVAVATLYDKAHDQMEHGKWSSASEVFGRLVAQYPYGPYTEQAMMEQAYAQYKSGKHEDAVSTIDRFIRTYPTHKNIAYFYYLRGLANMARNTVFMARTFNLDTSNRDLEAPLQAYADFNTVATRYPNSRYASDARQHMVYLRNEFAHFELNTGLYYLRRGAWVSAANRANYVLETYPQSESQNDAVALLAEAYTRMGNATLAADAKRVLEQNDPQHPWLAGHWPKGRGVISRLNPFSGDAR
- a CDS encoding NAD+ synthase; the encoded protein is MANTLRVAMAQFDFPVGDVAGNAARIADMIAVARDEYGADVVLFPELALSGYPPEDLLYRPAFLHECETSLQGIAAATHGIVAVVGWPQAAGSVVYNAASVLRDGAIGVTYRKRELPNYAVFDERRWFEVDPDRDDCVFEVNGVSVGLLICEDLWFPEPAASTVARGASLLLVPNASPFEHDKHAQRDAVLAQRARETGAGIAYLNLVGGQDALVFDGASVVTDGDGGVHPAAVAFAEQWLVVDFDAATRRFASLQWTVDGDESRDALAWRAVVRGTADYCRKNGFEQVWLGLSGGIDSAVVLAIAADALGPGNVTAVRMPSRYTADLSNDLAQEQCDAMGVRLLTLPIENPFQGYLDALAGTFAGLPADTTEENLQSRTRGALMMALSNKFGGLLLTTGNKSEYAVGYATIYGDMCGGYAPIKDLYKTEVFQLARWRNTVGDRIIPQAVIERPPSAELRENQLDQDSLPPYDVLDAILLRHVDQEQSRVEIVAAGFDAAVVDRVLRLVRISEWKRHQAAPGPKVSRRAFGRERRYPISSGWRD
- the ppa gene encoding inorganic diphosphatase, which translates into the protein MGLDLVPTGNNPPEEINVVIEIPKDAEPVKYEVDKASGAIFVDRILSTPMRYPCNYGYVPYTVCGDGDPADVLVILPLPLVPGSVIRCRPVGVLKMSDEAGSDEKILAVPIDKVFNGYSHIDDIAKVSKHWLQRIGHFFEHYKDLEDGKWVKLDGWGGTAEARQILIDAMARYQASDDKPKF
- a CDS encoding DUF4136 domain-containing protein, coding for MFRRLACLLLAAAVLGLGACASGPSVRTDHDPSASFEQYRSWGFYQPIAMEQAGYSSWISERIRADVRKEMESRGYHYAAQGADLLVNFQGVVQEKTAVWSVPRSNVEWFYSYRHRSYVAVPVWYDETQVSRYKEGTLTVDLVDGKQNRMVWTGAASSTVAGKRKPEQRLADIDQAIAAIFAKYPHKAGAQ
- a CDS encoding F0F1 ATP synthase subunit epsilon, which translates into the protein MASTIRCDIVSAEAEIFHGEAELVVATGELGELGIAPKHAPLITRLKPGKVVVTLPGGEKLDFAITGGILEVQPTVVTVLADTAIRADEIDEAAVRAAKDEAERIIAHRGEAMEIAEAQKRLAEVTVQLQALERLRKNLKH
- the atpD gene encoding F0F1 ATP synthase subunit beta, with the protein product MSNQGKVVQIIGAVVDVEFPRESVPKVYDALKVQNTDITLEVQQQLGDGVVRCIALGSTDGLKRNLIADNTGRGISVPVGLGTLGRIMDVLGNPIDEAGPVQADATWEIHRQAPSYEDQAATTELLETGIKVIDLMCPFAKGGKVGLFGGAGVGKTVNMMELINNIATEHSGLSVFAGVGERTREGNDFYHEMQESGVVNVQEHAKSKVAMVYGQMNEPPGNRLRVALTGLTMAEYFRDEGRDVLLFVDNIYRYTLAGTEVSALLGRMPSAVGYQPTLAEEMGVLQERITSTKTGSITSIQAVYVPADDYTDPSPATTFAHLDSTVALSRSIASLGIYPAVDPLDSTSRMMDPNVIGNEHYETARRVQGTLQKYKELKDIIAILGMDELSEEDKQAVARARKIERFFSQPFHVAEVFTGSPGKYVSLKDTIRGFKGIVDGEYDHLPEQAFYMVGSIEEAVEKAKKISG